GCCGGTCTTGACCACCTGGAAGTTCCAGTCCTGGTGGTAGGTGCCCTTGAGCGACTTCACGCCGTTGGCCGTGCAGTAGACGGGGAGTCCCGGCCGGGCGCGCAGCAGTTCGGGCATGGCGCCGCTATGGTCGGGCTCGGCATGGTTGGCCACCAGGAAGTCGATGGAATCGAGCACGCCGGCGCGGGCCAGGTTTTCCACGAATTCGCTCGCGAAGGGGGACCACACCGTCTCGATGAGCGCGGTCTTCTCGCCCCGCACGAGATAGGAGTTGTAGGACGAGCCGTGGTGGGTGCTGTATTCCTCGCCATGGAAACGGCGCAGTTCCCAGTCGACTTTTCCGGCCCAGCTGACGCGCTCGGTGATGGCCTTGAGCATGGCGATCCTCCGTGGATGATTTGGACCACCCTCATAGCGCAAGGGCGTGGCTGGAGCAAGGCGGACGGGCGTTTCAGGGGGGGCGCTCCGGGAGAGAAATTGAGAGGAAAGCGCGGGACCCGGTGCCGATGCGGGTGGACGGGCCGGAGGGTTCTGTGCGACCCTCGCAGCAAATCATCTTGAGGGAGATACGACAGGTTATGCAGCTTGCAGTGAAAATCGCGGGCCTGATGCTGGCCGCGTCGGTGCTCGGAGGGTGCGCGGCGCGCGGCCCCATGACCGATTCGGAGTTCCTGGGCTTCTGTCATTCGGCCGACAAGCGGCGCGCCGGTTGCGACAGCGTGGCCATGTGCGACACGTATCTCCAGGTGGTGGGCAAGCCCCAGGCAGGGCTCAAGCCGTGCCTGGACGGATGCGCCCAGGTGCGCGCCCAACTGGGCGCGGCGCACACGCTGGGAGGCTGCGCCGGGGCCGCCGCGGCGGGCAATGACTGGTGCCAGCGCTACTGCCGGACCCTGTACCCCGAATAGGCGCTTCCCGCCTGCATGGAGCAGCGCAATCGGCGGGGCGTCCCGAGCCTGCGCCTTCGAAAGTTATTCTGCCGGATTGCGGCGCTAGCCCACCAATTCGGCTTCCCAGGCGTCCACGTGGTAGAGGCTGGTGCCTGGGTTCTTGGCCCATGCGCTGGTGAAGTGCATGCTGGTCTCCACCGGCCAGGAACTCTTCGTGGCCAGGGCCGCTTCGATGGAACCGGCCTGGATTTCTTCCCACTGCGTGACTTCGAGCTTCATGTTGGGACCGCTGACATAGCGGACGCGGTAGGTCGGCATGGGGTGCTGCACCTCGTTCGGGAGTGATACGGGATGGATACCCCGGCCGGGCGCGGCAGGCAAGGACGCGCGGAGAGCGCGACTTTGCGCGCTTCCCGTCATCTTTCTCTTTCGGCTGGATTCGCATCGGCCGATGCGAAGCTGGAAAGGATTCCAAAGGAACGAAGTTCCTTTGGCCGCCGGAGGATCTTCTCTTACTCTTCTGCCCTCACGTCCCCGTCATGGCCTGCAGCGTGGCGAAGCTCCCTTCCAACGTCTCCGATTCGCTGACCTGCTGCTGCAGGTAGTTCCTCATGGGGCCGATCATCTGCAGGGCCTGGTCGATGTCGGGGTTGGCCCCGGCCTGGTAGGCTCCGATGTTCACCATGTCTTCCACGCGTTTGTATGTGGCGAGCATGCGAAGAAACGCCCGTCCGGCCATGAGGGCTTCCTTGGGGGTGACGTCGCTTCTCAAACGGCTGATGCTCCGGAGCACGTCGATGGCCGGGAAGTGTCCCTGGTCGGCCAGGTCTCGGGTGAGCACGATGTGCCCGTCCAGGATGGAGCGGGTGGAGTCGGCGATGGGCTCGTTGAAGTCGTCGCCGTCGACCAGCACCGTGTAGATTCCGGTGATCGATCCCACCGTGTTCCTGCCCGCGCGCTCCAAAAGCTTCGGCAGGTGCGCGAACACCGACGGCGTGTATCCCCGGGTCGTCGGGGGCTCGCCGGCGGCCAGTCCGACTTCGCGCCCGGCCATGGCGAAGCGGGTGACGGAGTCCATCATCAAAATGACGTCGTTGCCCTGGTCGCGGAAGAATTCGGCCATGGCCGTGGCCGCGTAGGCGGCGCGCATGCGCACCAGGGGGCTCTGGTCCGAGGTGGCCACCACCAGGACAGAGCGGGCCAGGCCCTCGGGTCCTAAATCTTTCTCGATGAATTCCAGCACCTCACGACCGCGTTCGCCGATGAGGCCGATGACGTTGACGTCGGCCTTGGTGTTGCGGGCGATCATGCCCATGAGCGTCGACTTGCCGACGCCGGACCCGGCCATGATGCCGACCCTCTGGCCCTTGCCCAGGGTGAGCAGACCGTTGATGGCGCGCACGCCCACGTCCATGGGTTCGGTGATGCGGGGGCGGTCCAGGGGGGCGGGCGGGTCGCCGTAGAGCGGGTAGTAGCGCCTGGGGTCCAGCGGGCCCTTGTTGTCGATGGGGTTGCCGAAGGCGTCGATGACCCGGCCCAGGAAGCGCTGGCCCACGGGCAAAAGCGGCGGGGTGGCGGTGTTCTGGATCAGGCACCCCTGGCTCACGCCGCGCAGGTCGCCGTAGGGCATGAGCAGGCAGGCGTCGTCGCGGAACCCCACCACCTCGGCGGGCACGCCCTTGTCGTCCGCGCCGCCTTCGCCCATGAGGCGGCAGACCGCGCCCAGGGGGGCCTTGATGCCCTTGCCCTCGGCGATGAGGCCCACCACCTTGCTCACCTTGCCGTAGGTGCGCACGGGGTCGAGCTCCGAGAGCAGGGTGACGCAGGCGTTGGCGTCCAGGCTCATGGCTGGCCCTCGTTGAATTCGACGCGGC
The DNA window shown above is from Fundidesulfovibrio terrae and carries:
- a CDS encoding FliI/YscN family ATPase; this encodes MSLDANACVTLLSELDPVRTYGKVSKVVGLIAEGKGIKAPLGAVCRLMGEGGADDKGVPAEVVGFRDDACLLMPYGDLRGVSQGCLIQNTATPPLLPVGQRFLGRVIDAFGNPIDNKGPLDPRRYYPLYGDPPAPLDRPRITEPMDVGVRAINGLLTLGKGQRVGIMAGSGVGKSTLMGMIARNTKADVNVIGLIGERGREVLEFIEKDLGPEGLARSVLVVATSDQSPLVRMRAAYAATAMAEFFRDQGNDVILMMDSVTRFAMAGREVGLAAGEPPTTRGYTPSVFAHLPKLLERAGRNTVGSITGIYTVLVDGDDFNEPIADSTRSILDGHIVLTRDLADQGHFPAIDVLRSISRLRSDVTPKEALMAGRAFLRMLATYKRVEDMVNIGAYQAGANPDIDQALQMIGPMRNYLQQQVSESETLEGSFATLQAMTGT